From one Enterococcus sp. DIV2402 genomic stretch:
- a CDS encoding GNAT family N-acetyltransferase: MSEAIDLLIREALSEDATNILAMMDQVSRETEFLVMDEGFTLSPDLLAHHIEAIYESSNNLLLVAYNGEQLIGTASIRASEEKRIAHIGEVGISILKDYWGMGLGSVLLEEIIIWAQESASIRRLELTVQTQNKRATHLYEKFGFQLEATMKRGALGDDGRFLDVLLMSLMID; this comes from the coding sequence ATGAGTGAAGCTATTGACTTGCTCATTCGTGAAGCGTTATCTGAAGATGCCACTAATATTTTAGCCATGATGGATCAGGTGAGTCGTGAAACAGAATTTTTAGTTATGGATGAAGGCTTCACTTTAAGTCCGGATCTTTTAGCACACCACATTGAGGCAATTTATGAAAGTTCCAATAATTTATTGTTAGTGGCGTATAATGGGGAACAGCTTATCGGTACGGCATCGATTCGAGCAAGTGAGGAAAAACGAATTGCTCATATTGGTGAAGTTGGTATTTCAATTTTGAAAGACTATTGGGGAATGGGCTTAGGCAGTGTTTTATTAGAAGAAATAATTATCTGGGCGCAAGAATCAGCATCTATCCGTCGTTTGGAACTAACCGTGCAAACTCAAAATAAACGAGCTACCCATTTATATGAAAAATTTGGTTTTCAATTAGAAGCAACAATGAAACGTGGGGCTTTAGGCGACGATGGCCGCTTTTTAGATGTGTTATTGATGAGTTTAATGATTGATTGA
- a CDS encoding 3'-5' exonuclease: MNFIAMDFETANYQRHSACSLALVMVRNSQIVGEYYTLIQPETEFFWRNIQIHGIRPQDVVHAPKFPEVWQQIEQYYQENSLIVAHNAGFDTGVLTGCLEYYGLKQPHYLSLCTVKTSRKLYPEIANHKLNTMCELLDIPLNNHHDALEDSRACANILLHQEKKFGVEPLKKLVMMK; encoded by the coding sequence ATGAATTTTATCGCAATGGACTTTGAAACAGCAAACTATCAACGACATAGTGCCTGTTCATTGGCATTAGTCATGGTTCGTAATAGTCAAATTGTTGGCGAATATTATACTTTGATTCAACCAGAAACTGAATTTTTTTGGCGTAATATTCAAATCCACGGCATTCGACCACAAGATGTCGTTCATGCGCCAAAATTTCCTGAAGTTTGGCAGCAAATTGAGCAATATTATCAAGAAAATAGTTTAATCGTTGCGCATAATGCAGGTTTTGATACGGGCGTTTTAACAGGTTGTTTAGAGTATTACGGGTTAAAACAGCCCCACTACCTTTCTTTGTGTACTGTCAAAACAAGTCGCAAATTATATCCTGAAATAGCCAATCATAAATTAAATACGATGTGTGAATTGTTGGATATCCCATTAAATAACCACCATGATGCGTTAGAAGATAGTCGCGCATGTGCCAATATTTTATTACATCAAGAAAAAAAGTTTGGCGTGGAACCGTTAAAAAAATTGGTCATGATGAAATAA